The stretch of DNA GCATTGAGAGATATGCCACTCGAAGGAAACTTCGAGTTCGAACTTGTGGGCAATGAGCGCGACTTCCAAACGGGACTGACGGCTCTGTCGAGGATGGCCAAAACCTATCTCGGCATTGGGAAAGGGCAGACGGCTGCGGCACTCGTGGGTGCCAAAGACGTGGAGGTGACAGTGTTCGACGGGCCTTGTCCGGCCGGGAACGTAGGTGTCCAGGTGAATCATCTTTCGCCGGTGAACAAGGGTGAGGTGGTTTGGACGGTGGATCCTACATTTGTTATCTTCTTCGGTAGGCTCTTCAATACCGGGCATGTAGACTTGCGACGCACCATCGCCCTCGGTGGTAGCGAGATGCGAGAACCGGCTTATGTAGAGGCTTTGATGGGCATGCCCCTCTCGCTGATAGTAGATGGTGCCCTTAAAAGGGAAGAAGGCGTGCGCATCATCAATGGCAATCCGCTCACAGGTACCATCGCTCGGCCGGAAGATGGCGTGGGGGTGAAGACCTCGGCGATAACGGCTATCCCTGAAGGAGCCGATGCCGACGAGATGTTGGGCTGGATTCTGCCCCGAATCGATCAGTTTTCCACCTCGCGCAGCTACTTCTCCTGGCTGATGGGGAAACGGGAATATCGATTGGATGCACGGGTAAAAGGAGGTCAACGGCATATCATCATGAGCGGCGAATACGACCGGGTGCTGCCGATGGACATCTATGGCGAGTTCCTCATCAAGGCCATCATCGCCGGCGACATCGACAAAATGGAGCAATTAGGCATCTACGAGGTTTCGCCCGAGGATTTCGCACTGGCCGAGTTTGTCGACAGTTCGAAGCTGGAACTGCAACGCATCGTTCGCCAAGGCTTGGATATGTTACGAAAAGAAAACGCATAAGAGACGGTTATGAAAGCATTGAGAAAATATTTAAATAGGGCGAAACCCCACTTTGAAGCAGGCGGGAAATGGCATGCCTTTCAAAGTGTGTTCGACGGACTGGAAACCTTTTTGTTCGTTCCCAATACCACGTCGAAGAAAGGAACGCATATTCACGACGCCATCGACTCGAAAAGAATTATGAGCATGGTGGTGATTGCGGCTCTGCCGGCACTGCTCTTCGGTATGTACAACGTGGGCTATCAAAACTATCTGCAAGCCGGTCGGTTGGCAGAGGTCGGGATTTGGGAGCTGTTCTTCTTCGGTTTCCTGGCCGTACTGCCCAAGGTGTTGGTAAGCTATATCGTGGGATTGGGCATTGAGTTTGCCTGGGCGCAATGGAAAAAAGAAGAGATACAAGAGGGTTATCTTGTAACGGGAATCCTCATACCGCTCATCCTCCCGGTGAACTGTCCGCTTTGGATCCTGGTTATCGCCATCGCCTTTGCCGTGATTATCGGTAAAGAGATTTTCGGCGGAACGGGGATGAACATCTTCAATGTAGCTCTTTTGGCTCGCGCTTTCCTCTTCTTCGCCTATCCTTCGAAAATGACGGGCGACACGGTTTGGGTGGCCAATGAGTCGATACTCGGTTTCGGTAATACACTTCCCGATGGTTTTACGGCAGCCACTCCGCTGGGTGAGATTGCCGTAGGAGCAGAAGTGCCCTATCCTCTCACGGATATGATAACGGGATTGATTCCCGGTAGCATCGGCGAGACAAGCGTTATTGCCATCGGGATTGGGGCCGTCATTTTACTATGGTCGGGCATTGCCAGTTGGAGAACCATGGGGAGCGTCTTTGCCGGAGGCATTGTTACGGCGTTGTTGTTCAAGTGGCTGGGCATGACACCCATCAACTGGTATGAGCATGTGGTGCTGGGTGGCTTCTGTTTCGGTGCCGTCTTCATGGCCACCGACCCCGTTACCTCGGCTCGAACCACAACCGGACAATACGTCTACGGGGCTTTGATCGGTGCGATGGCTATCCTCATCCGTGTGATGAATCCGGGTTATCCCGAGGGAATGATGCTCGCTATCTTGTTCGCCAATATGTTTGCACCGCTCATCGACTATTGTGTGGTGCAGGCGAATATCAACCGACGCATGAAACGTTTAACCGATAACAACCAATCAAGATGATGGCTGAAGAGAAGAAAAAAAGATTCGACACCAATGCAAACGGCTATACGCTGATCTATTCTGTCGTTATTGTGGTGGTGGTGGCCTTTCTGCTGGCCTTTGTTTTCAAGGCACTCAAACCCATGCAGGATGTAAACGTAGCTTTGGATAAAAAGAAGCAATTGCTCTATGCCCTTGATGTGCGAGACATCACCGACGAAGAGGCCGCAGCGAAATATAAGGAACTGGTTTTGGCAGACGAGATCATCGATGTCAATGGCAATGTGTTGAAAAAAGGCGAACAGGGCGGCGAGAAAGCCGGATTTCTGCTCAATAGTGCCGACTACAAAGCCGGTCGACTGGCTCTTTATATTTGCCGGGTGGACGGACAAACGAAATATATTCTCCCCGTCTATGGTATGGGACTCTGGGGACCCATCAGTGGCTATATCGCTCTTAATGATGATAAGAACACGGTCTATGGAGCTTACTTCAATCACGAAGGCGAAACAGCCGGACTGGGTGCCGAAATCAAAGACAATCAGGCATGGCAAGAACAGTTCCGGGGCAAGAAGATCTTCGCAAAAGACGGTCAGCACAACAAAGTGGCCTTGTCGGTGGTGAAGCAGATTGAAGACCCCACGACGCAGGTGGATGTCGTTACAGGAGCCACACTCACAAGCAACGGCGTGACCGACATGCTTGCCGAAGGACTCTCGAAGTATCTTGTGTTTTTAACCAGCAAATAACCGAGACATACATTATGAGCAAATTATTTTCAAAGGAAAACAAAGAAGTCTTTGTCAATCCGCTAAATCTCGATAACCCCATCATGGTGCAGGTGTTGGGCATCTGTTCGGCACTGGCTGTGACGTCGCAGTTGAAGCCCGCCATCGTCATGGGACTGGCTGTAACCATCATCACGGCCTTCTCGAATGTCATCATCTCCATCATCCGCAACACCATCCCCTCGCGCATCCGCATCATCGTTCAGTTGGTGGTGGTGGCTGCATTGGTAACGATTGTGAGTCAGATTCTGAAGGCCTTTGTCTACGACGTGAGTGTAGAACTCTCCGTCTACGTCGGACTGATCATTACCAACTGCATTCTCATGGGGCGGCTCGAAGCTTTCGCTATGATGAACAAACCCTGGCCGAGTTTTCTTGATGGGGTGGGCAACGGACTGGGCTATGCGCTCATTTTAGTGTTGGTGGGTGCCATACGCGAACTCTTCGGTCGTGGATCGCTGCTCGGCTTTCAGCTCGTTCCCGATTCCGTGTACGACATGGGCTACCTCAACAACGGAATGATGACCATGCCTGCGATGGCCCTCATCCTTCTGGGCTGCGTCATTTGGATTCACCGCGCCTATTTCTACAAAGAGAAATGAGCCTTTTTCATTCAAGACATCAATCATAAAGAATAATGGAACACCTCATTAGTTTATTCTTCCGGTCCATCTTTGTGGACAACATGATATTTGCATTCTTCCTGGGCATGTGTTCGTTTTTGGCCGTATCGAAGAACGTAAAGACATCGTTGGGTTTAGGACTGGCCGTCACATTCGTGCTACTCGTCACGGTGCCCGTCGACTATCTCCTGCAAACCCGCGTCCTGGGGCCCGACTGCCTCATCCCCGGCGTCGACCTCTCCTATCTCAGCTTCATCCTCTTCATCGCCGTGATTGCCGGTATTGTGCAGTTGGTCGAGATGGTGGTCGAGCGATACAGTCCCTCGCTTTACGCCGCGTTGGGCATCTTCCTGCCACTCATCGCCGTCAACTGCGCCATCATGGGAGCCTCGCTCTTCATGCAGCAGCGCATCAACATGGATCCCGCCAGCACGCAATACATCGGTTCGGTGTGGGATTCCATCTCCTACGCGATCGGAAGCGGAATCGGATGGACCCTGGCCATCGTCTCGATGGGAGCCATCAGAGAGAAGATGCAATACAGCGATGTGCCCAAACCCCTGCAAGGATTAGGCATCACCTTCATCACCGTCGGACTGATGGCCATGGCGATGATGTGTTTTTCGGGATTAAAATTATAACAAAAGGATATGGCACAATTTATATTGACAAGCATAGCAGTCTTTCTTCTCACCATCTTGCTTTTAGTGGTGATTCTGCTGGTGGCAAAGAAATACCTCTCGCCCAGCGGAAAAGTCACCATCACCGTCAACGGCGAGAGAGAACTCTCCGTAGAGCAAGGCAACAACGTGATGGCAACGCTCAACGAGAACGGCATCTTCCTACCCTCGGCCTGCGGAGGAAAGGCCAGCTGCGGACAGTGCAAGCTGCAAGTGATGGAAGGCGGTGGAGAGATTCTCGACTCCGAACGCTCGCATTTCTCGCGTAAGGAAATCAAAGATCACTGGCGACTGGGTTGCCAGTGCAAAGTCAAGAGCGACCTTCAGGTAAAAGTTCCCGAAAGCGTGCTTGGCGTCAAAGAGTGGGAGTGCACCGTCATCAGCAACAAGAACGTGTCGAGTTTCATCAAAGAATTTATCGTCGAGCTGCCCCCTGGCGAGCACATGGATTTCGTGCCGGGAAGTTACGCCCAAATCAAAATCCCGGCTTACGCCGAGATCGACTACGACCGCGACATCGACAAGCAATCCATCGGCGAAGAATACGTCCCCGTATGGGAAAAGTTCGGCATCTTCTCGCTCAAAGCCCACAATCCCGAAGACACCATCCGCGCCTACTCCATGGCCAACTATCCGGCCGAGGGCGACCGCATCACCCTCACCGTCCGCATTGCCACCACGCCCTTTAAACCGCGGCCCGAAGTAGGATTCCAGGATGTTCCCACGGGCATTGCCTCGAGTTACATCTTTTCGCGAAAGCCTGGCGACAAAGTCATCATGAGCGGTCCGTTCGGCGATTTCCATCCCATTTTCGACTCCAAGAAAGAGATGATTTGGGTAGGCGGCGGTGCCGGAATGGCTCCCTTGCGCAGTCAGATCATGCACATGCTGAAGACTCTGCACACGCGCGACCGCCAGATGCACTACTTCTATGGTGCGCGCAGTCTGAGCGAAGCCTTCTTCCTCGACGATTTCCACGCGCTCGAGCAAGAATATCCCAACTTCCACTTCCACCTGGCTCTCGACCGCCCCGACCCTCGGGCCGACGAGGCCGGTGTGCCCTACACCGCCGGATTCGTGCACGAAGTGATGTACAACACGTATCTCAAAGACCATGAGGCCCCCGAAGACATCGAGTTCTACATGTGCGGTCCCGGTCCGATGAGCAAAGCCGTGCAGGCGATGCTTGACAGCATCGGCGTAGAGCCCGAAAGCATCATGTTCGATAACTTTGGGTAAGGAGTGAAAAGGAGTGAAGGAGTGAAAGGGAGTGAAGACGAATGCCTCTCCGCTTCATACCTTAGTTGACGATGATCAACAGCTCGACCATCGCTTACAAACAAACGTTTTTCCGCTCCATCTTTTAAAAACAGCGTTTCTGAATTTCTCAGAAACGCTGTTTTGCTGTGCACACTTCCCGCCACGCATCGATCATCACCACCACTACTGTTTATCATGGCTTTCGCGCCAAGTTCAACCTCTATCCGCCGCATGAAAAGGTTTTCCGCGCGGCGCAGAAGCAGGTGGGCAGACTGCGGAGTAGGTTCCGCGCGGCGCAGAAGCAGGTGGGCAGACTACGGAGTAGGTTCCGCGCCGCGCAAAAGCAGGTGGGCAGACTGCGGAGTAGGCTCCGCGCGGCGCAGAAGCAGGTGGGCAGACTGTGGAGTAGGTTCCGCGCGGCGCGGAAGCAGGTGGGCAGACTGTGGAGTAGGTTCCGCGCGGCGCGGAAGCAGGTGGGCAGACTGTGGAGTAGGTTCCGCGCGGCGCGGAAGCGGGTGTACAGACTGTGGGATAGCTTCTGCAAGTTGCAGAAGCGGTTGGACAGACTGCAGGATAGCTTCTGCAAGTTGCAAAAGCGTGTTTGCAGACTGCTGGATAGCTTTTGCAAGTTGCAGAAGCTATCTTTCATTCTATTTGAGGGGTATTTTGAGCTGCAAAAACGGATTCATCGACGATGAATCCGTTTTTGCATGCCGCAGATGCGGGTAAGTGGACGAAGAAACAAGAGCAGAAAGAGGAAGTTAGCGTAAAAGGAGGTCGATGAGAAGATTTTCGTCCGTCTGCGTGAGATGATAATGCGAGAGTAGAGCTGCATCCTCGCGAAAAACCTGTTGAAGAAAGGCGGGTGCATCTTCCGCGGTTGTTTTCTGGCGTTCCAGATACTGCCGAAGATGTTGCACACAAGGCTCGATCCTTCCGGCAAACCACAGACTGTAGGCTGCATGCAGAAAATCGTCGGTCTGTGCCGCGTCCTCTTCTTCCAACAGCTGCGCATAGCGTTCGTAGGCCTGGTGAGGTTGGTCTCGAAAGAGTTCGACCCAAGCCAGGGCGCGGCGAATAGCGGCATCGACAGGATGCTGGTAGTCGAGTTTGAAAAGAAGCTCTGCCGCCTCTTGCGTTTGGCCATCCTTGATCAGCGCAGTGGCCAGTCCCAAGGCGTAGGCTGTGGTGTCGGGGTGCAGATGGCAAAGACGGCGATAGCAGTCAATGGCACGGGGGAAGTCTGCGGCGCGGAGAGCCGTTCGGGCACAGGCGCGGAGGGCGGGTAGGTCGTCGGGATGCAGAGCGAGAATCTCTGTGTAGAGAGCTTGCGCTCGGCGGTGCTCGGCGTGATGTTCGGCGGCAGCGGCACGCAGAAAAATGCTGTCGCGGTCGGTCGGCAGTTCTGCCTGCTGGGTGAGTCGATAGAGAAAGCTATACTTCTTTCTGCGTAAGAGGAAAATCCCCAGGTCTTTGGCCACGGCGGGCAGCACCGTGTTCCTGAGCAGTGGGTTGAGCAGGAAGAGCTCTTCGGTCTCTTCGGTCCCCCCTCCGAAGGGATTGGTAAAGGGGCTGCGCAAGGGGCAAACACGGAAGAAGCGATAGAGATCCTGCAGATAGAGGCGGCGCAGATAGGCGGGTTGGTCTTGATAGTCGGCGGCGTTGTCGTACTGAAAAAGGTGGTCGCCCGAGATGAGTTCGCGGATGTTCTGCGGAATGCGGTCGATGACCATCGACAGAGCCAGGACGAAGGAATACTTGTCGGAATGGCAGAAGGGACTTTGCGAGAAGATGTTCTGCAGAAATTTTTCTTTGTCTACCCCCGCGATGGGTTTGATTTCGGGATGGTTGGGGGAGAAGGGACAAAACCAGTTGTTGATTCGCCGAAAGAAGGGGAATTGCTTCATCTGAGAGAAGCCGCCAAAATAAACGTCGACGCCTTTCTTCTGTAGGTCCATCATCCGGGTGTAACTGGCTTCGAGCTTCTCCATGGCCTGCTCTGCGGCATGGGGATCGAGGATGTCGTCAAGGCTCGCTGCGTCTTCCGCTCCGCCCAAAGATAAGGCTCGACCCTGGAGGATGCCTGGGAGAATGTCACGACTGATTTGCTGTGTGTCGCGCTCGGCATCCATGCCATAGAGGAGCTGAAGCTGGAGCTCAAGGAGTTCGCGCTTCACCGCTTCGGGCGAAACGACTTTGCCGAGCAGGTCGACAAGTTCGGGAAAGAGCGTTGCTTCTTCTCCGGGCAGGGTGAGCGTCCAACCCACGAGCGCACGCTGTTTCACGGCCACGTCGGTGGCATACTGATAGAGGTAGAGCAGAGCGGCAAACCGGCGATCGTCGAAGGCGATGAGCAGCGAGAGGGTGATGGCACTGACGAGGAGTTGCGCGTCGAGCGTGTCGATGGTGGGCGAGAGGAGTAGCTCTTGGAAGAAAGTTTGGGTTTGTCGACTCCAGGGCGAGGCCGTCAGCACGTGGTAGAAGAGGGCCGTCATCAGTTCGTGATGACTTTGATAGAGGTTTTTCGAACGGGACTCGCCGTCGGTCTCGAGCGACAGGAGGGCGAGGTCTTGCACGAAGGCTTCCAAGTGGCTGCGCAGGTCGTCGTGGGAGAGCTGCGCGATGGGGTAGGGCGATGGAGAGGAGAGACTCTCCGTGCGACGGCTCAGGGTGAGGATGATCTCCGTGCGCAGGCGGAACAGTTGGCGTAGGAGGGCGGTGTAGAGTTGGTTGCGACTGGGGTCGGCAAAGCCGCTGAGCATGAACTCGAGGATGCGGCTGTGGTCGGCCTCGATTTCATTCAGCGGCTCGATGAATTGGGTCAGTTGCCGACTCTCGATGAGGTGGCGCATCTGTTGGATGGCCAATCCGAGGTTGCGCTGGGAAACGATCGTTTCGTAGGTCTTGTTCATCATCTGTCAGTGGGATTGAAAATTTCTGGCGCACCGTAGATCTTGCTCTCGCGGAGCCGACGTCCGCATGTAACGGGGAATGGACAGAT from Prevotella sp. oral taxon 475 encodes:
- a CDS encoding Na(+)-translocating NADH-quinone reductase subunit A; translated protein: MANVIRLRKGLNIRLEGKAREEKRELGRCREYVVCPDSFAGVIPKLAVREGDRVEAGDALFVNKNCPEVGFASPVSGTVNTIERGERRKIVAIRVKADEKQCFRDFGRKDVAAMSAEEVKSALLEAGLFGYIYQLPYAVSTVPTSTPKAIFVSALRDMPLEGNFEFELVGNERDFQTGLTALSRMAKTYLGIGKGQTAAALVGAKDVEVTVFDGPCPAGNVGVQVNHLSPVNKGEVVWTVDPTFVIFFGRLFNTGHVDLRRTIALGGSEMREPAYVEALMGMPLSLIVDGALKREEGVRIINGNPLTGTIARPEDGVGVKTSAITAIPEGADADEMLGWILPRIDQFSTSRSYFSWLMGKREYRLDARVKGGQRHIIMSGEYDRVLPMDIYGEFLIKAIIAGDIDKMEQLGIYEVSPEDFALAEFVDSSKLELQRIVRQGLDMLRKENA
- a CDS encoding NADH:ubiquinone reductase (Na(+)-transporting) subunit B, whose translation is MKALRKYLNRAKPHFEAGGKWHAFQSVFDGLETFLFVPNTTSKKGTHIHDAIDSKRIMSMVVIAALPALLFGMYNVGYQNYLQAGRLAEVGIWELFFFGFLAVLPKVLVSYIVGLGIEFAWAQWKKEEIQEGYLVTGILIPLILPVNCPLWILVIAIAFAVIIGKEIFGGTGMNIFNVALLARAFLFFAYPSKMTGDTVWVANESILGFGNTLPDGFTAATPLGEIAVGAEVPYPLTDMITGLIPGSIGETSVIAIGIGAVILLWSGIASWRTMGSVFAGGIVTALLFKWLGMTPINWYEHVVLGGFCFGAVFMATDPVTSARTTTGQYVYGALIGAMAILIRVMNPGYPEGMMLAILFANMFAPLIDYCVVQANINRRMKRLTDNNQSR
- the nqrC gene encoding NADH:ubiquinone reductase (Na(+)-transporting) subunit C, producing the protein MAEEKKKRFDTNANGYTLIYSVVIVVVVAFLLAFVFKALKPMQDVNVALDKKKQLLYALDVRDITDEEAAAKYKELVLADEIIDVNGNVLKKGEQGGEKAGFLLNSADYKAGRLALYICRVDGQTKYILPVYGMGLWGPISGYIALNDDKNTVYGAYFNHEGETAGLGAEIKDNQAWQEQFRGKKIFAKDGQHNKVALSVVKQIEDPTTQVDVVTGATLTSNGVTDMLAEGLSKYLVFLTSK
- a CDS encoding NADH:ubiquinone reductase (Na(+)-transporting) subunit D, yielding MSKLFSKENKEVFVNPLNLDNPIMVQVLGICSALAVTSQLKPAIVMGLAVTIITAFSNVIISIIRNTIPSRIRIIVQLVVVAALVTIVSQILKAFVYDVSVELSVYVGLIITNCILMGRLEAFAMMNKPWPSFLDGVGNGLGYALILVLVGAIRELFGRGSLLGFQLVPDSVYDMGYLNNGMMTMPAMALILLGCVIWIHRAYFYKEK
- the nqrE gene encoding NADH:ubiquinone reductase (Na(+)-transporting) subunit E translates to MEHLISLFFRSIFVDNMIFAFFLGMCSFLAVSKNVKTSLGLGLAVTFVLLVTVPVDYLLQTRVLGPDCLIPGVDLSYLSFILFIAVIAGIVQLVEMVVERYSPSLYAALGIFLPLIAVNCAIMGASLFMQQRINMDPASTQYIGSVWDSISYAIGSGIGWTLAIVSMGAIREKMQYSDVPKPLQGLGITFITVGLMAMAMMCFSGLKL
- the nqrF gene encoding NADH:ubiquinone reductase (Na(+)-transporting) subunit F; the protein is MAQFILTSIAVFLLTILLLVVILLVAKKYLSPSGKVTITVNGERELSVEQGNNVMATLNENGIFLPSACGGKASCGQCKLQVMEGGGEILDSERSHFSRKEIKDHWRLGCQCKVKSDLQVKVPESVLGVKEWECTVISNKNVSSFIKEFIVELPPGEHMDFVPGSYAQIKIPAYAEIDYDRDIDKQSIGEEYVPVWEKFGIFSLKAHNPEDTIRAYSMANYPAEGDRITLTVRIATTPFKPRPEVGFQDVPTGIASSYIFSRKPGDKVIMSGPFGDFHPIFDSKKEMIWVGGGAGMAPLRSQIMHMLKTLHTRDRQMHYFYGARSLSEAFFLDDFHALEQEYPNFHFHLALDRPDPRADEAGVPYTAGFVHEVMYNTYLKDHEAPEDIEFYMCGPGPMSKAVQAMLDSIGVEPESIMFDNFG